The Apium graveolens cultivar Ventura chromosome 11, ASM990537v1, whole genome shotgun sequence genome has a window encoding:
- the LOC141698690 gene encoding protein S-acyltransferase 18 isoform X2, translating into MMRSHGWQRPLHPLQIVGMSIFTFLVVAFYCFLGLFLGNRSAEISVTTIYSFLVLSVMFLFVRCTAINPTDKTSSRKLKKRANSALKLNYGFVFSQLIVRFFRRMERKILRSCIKRKYLDPWKTSAQMEPLLPFPLVMKDDAITPDPKEDDISFCSLCNMEVKKHSKHCRTCNRCVEGFDHHCRWLNNCVGKRNYTTFILLMIFVLLMLLIEGGTALAIFIRCFTDKRGVENELERKLYMKFPRGVLAAISIFLVLLTAYSSAALGQLFFFHVVLIRKGMKTYDYILAMKEANQSMELESIDDSDFSSDDESFDSDFSKKPSFISKFICRDQVNQKPQRLSIRIESEPEQPVLNKKQGFHASINPWKLITMNREKALLAAAKAREKLADEKAMVGQDSLKPLPLETKRGPSFNIEKDMASEVSGASIISQTRHPTSPSLFSSPRRRFSSSPSRTAAAAAASPKHRYKSSFDLKLTEVSRELETYISRQVLCSVLKETGSEASPG; encoded by the exons ATGATGAGAAGCCATGGTTGGCAACGCCCTCTGCATCCTTTACAG ATTGTAGGAATGTCGATTTTCACTTTCTTGGTTGTGGCCTTTTATTGCTTTTTGGGGCTTTTCCTAGGAAATCGAAGTGCAGAGATCAGTGTAACTACAATATATTCCTTTCTG GTACTTTCAGTTATGTTTCTATTCGTAAGATGCACTGCAATTAACCCAACTGATAAAACAAGCTCTAGGAAGCTGAAGAAAAGAGCTAATTCGGCTTTGAAGTTAAATTATGGGTTTGTATTTAGTCAGCTGATTGTGAGGTTTTTTAGAAGAATGGAACGCAAGATTTTGAGGAGTTGTATAAAGAGGAAGTATCTTGATCCCTGGAAAACCAGTGCTCAAATGGAACCCCTTCTACCATTTCCACTTGTCATGAAAGACGATGCAATCACCCCTGATCCTAAAGAAGATGATATCTCCTTTTGCTCTCTCTGCAATATGGAG GTAAAAAAGCATAGCAAGCACTGCAGGACTTGCAACCGGTGTGTTGAAGGGTTCGACCATCACTGCAGA TGGTTGAACAACTGTGTTGGGAAAAGGAACTATACAACATTCATTCTTCTCATGATATTTGTCTTGTTAATG CTTTTAATAGAAGGAGGAACTGCACTTGCAATATTTATTAGATGTTTCACTGATAAACGAGGTGTAGAGAACGAGTTAGAGAGAAAGCTGTATATGAAGTTTCCTAGAGGAGTTCTTGCAGCTATATCT ATATTTCTGGTTCTATTGACAGCGTATAGTTCTGCTGCATTGGGACAACTTTTCTTCTTTCACGTGGTTCTCATCCGAAAG GGAATGAAAACTTATGATTATATCTTGGCAATGAAAGAGGCAAACCAGTCTATGGAACTAGAATCAATTGATGATTCAGATTTCTCTTCAGATGATGAGAGCTTTGACTCAGACTTCTCCAAAAAGCCTTCCTTTATTTCCAAGTTTATATGCAGGGACCAAGTAAATCAG AAACCACAAAGATTGTCCATAAGAATAGAGAGCGAACCTGAACAACCTGTACTGAACAAGAAGCAAGGCTTCCATGCAAGTATCAACCCGTGGAAACTAATAACGATGAATCGGGAAAAAGCTCTACTGGCAGCTGCTAAAGCCAGGGAAAAGCTCGCGGATGAAAAGGCAATGGTGGGACAAGATTCATTGAAGCCATTACCACTGGAGACAAAAAGAGGACCATCATTTAACATCGAGAAAGATATGGCAAGTGAAGTATCAGGTGCATCTATCATCTCCCAAACAAGACATCCAACATCACCCTCACTTTTTTCAAGTCCAAGAAGACGGTTTTCCAGTTCCCCATCAAGAACAGCTGCTGCTGCTGCAGCTTCACCAAAGCATAGATATAAAAGCAGTTTCGACTTGAAGTTAACTGAGGTATCGCGGGAGCTTGAGACTTACATTTCGAGACAGGTTCTGTGTTCTGTACTGAAAGAAACCGGAAGTGAAGCTTCTCCAGGATAG
- the LOC141698690 gene encoding protein S-acyltransferase 18 isoform X1, whose protein sequence is MMRSHGWQRPLHPLQIVGMSIFTFLVVAFYCFLGLFLGNRSAEISVTTIYSFLVLSVMFLFVRCTAINPTDKTSSRKLKKRANSALKLNYGFVFSQLIVRFFRRMERKILRSCIKRKYLDPWKTSAQMEPLLPFPLVMKDDAITPDPKEDDISFCSLCNMEVKKHSKHCRTCNRCVEGFDHHCRWLNNCVGKRNYTTFILLMIFVLLMLLIEGGTALAIFIRCFTDKRGVENELERKLYMKFPRGVLAAISIFLVLLTAYSSAALGQLFFFHVVLIRKGMKTYDYILAMKEANQSMELESIDDSDFSSDDESFDSDFSKKPSFISKFICRDQVNQWQKPQRLSIRIESEPEQPVLNKKQGFHASINPWKLITMNREKALLAAAKAREKLADEKAMVGQDSLKPLPLETKRGPSFNIEKDMASEVSGASIISQTRHPTSPSLFSSPRRRFSSSPSRTAAAAAASPKHRYKSSFDLKLTEVSRELETYISRQVLCSVLKETGSEASPG, encoded by the exons ATGATGAGAAGCCATGGTTGGCAACGCCCTCTGCATCCTTTACAG ATTGTAGGAATGTCGATTTTCACTTTCTTGGTTGTGGCCTTTTATTGCTTTTTGGGGCTTTTCCTAGGAAATCGAAGTGCAGAGATCAGTGTAACTACAATATATTCCTTTCTG GTACTTTCAGTTATGTTTCTATTCGTAAGATGCACTGCAATTAACCCAACTGATAAAACAAGCTCTAGGAAGCTGAAGAAAAGAGCTAATTCGGCTTTGAAGTTAAATTATGGGTTTGTATTTAGTCAGCTGATTGTGAGGTTTTTTAGAAGAATGGAACGCAAGATTTTGAGGAGTTGTATAAAGAGGAAGTATCTTGATCCCTGGAAAACCAGTGCTCAAATGGAACCCCTTCTACCATTTCCACTTGTCATGAAAGACGATGCAATCACCCCTGATCCTAAAGAAGATGATATCTCCTTTTGCTCTCTCTGCAATATGGAG GTAAAAAAGCATAGCAAGCACTGCAGGACTTGCAACCGGTGTGTTGAAGGGTTCGACCATCACTGCAGA TGGTTGAACAACTGTGTTGGGAAAAGGAACTATACAACATTCATTCTTCTCATGATATTTGTCTTGTTAATG CTTTTAATAGAAGGAGGAACTGCACTTGCAATATTTATTAGATGTTTCACTGATAAACGAGGTGTAGAGAACGAGTTAGAGAGAAAGCTGTATATGAAGTTTCCTAGAGGAGTTCTTGCAGCTATATCT ATATTTCTGGTTCTATTGACAGCGTATAGTTCTGCTGCATTGGGACAACTTTTCTTCTTTCACGTGGTTCTCATCCGAAAG GGAATGAAAACTTATGATTATATCTTGGCAATGAAAGAGGCAAACCAGTCTATGGAACTAGAATCAATTGATGATTCAGATTTCTCTTCAGATGATGAGAGCTTTGACTCAGACTTCTCCAAAAAGCCTTCCTTTATTTCCAAGTTTATATGCAGGGACCAAGTAAATCAG TGGCAGAAACCACAAAGATTGTCCATAAGAATAGAGAGCGAACCTGAACAACCTGTACTGAACAAGAAGCAAGGCTTCCATGCAAGTATCAACCCGTGGAAACTAATAACGATGAATCGGGAAAAAGCTCTACTGGCAGCTGCTAAAGCCAGGGAAAAGCTCGCGGATGAAAAGGCAATGGTGGGACAAGATTCATTGAAGCCATTACCACTGGAGACAAAAAGAGGACCATCATTTAACATCGAGAAAGATATGGCAAGTGAAGTATCAGGTGCATCTATCATCTCCCAAACAAGACATCCAACATCACCCTCACTTTTTTCAAGTCCAAGAAGACGGTTTTCCAGTTCCCCATCAAGAACAGCTGCTGCTGCTGCAGCTTCACCAAAGCATAGATATAAAAGCAGTTTCGACTTGAAGTTAACTGAGGTATCGCGGGAGCTTGAGACTTACATTTCGAGACAGGTTCTGTGTTCTGTACTGAAAGAAACCGGAAGTGAAGCTTCTCCAGGATAG